In Canis lupus dingo isolate Sandy chromosome 32, ASM325472v2, whole genome shotgun sequence, the following are encoded in one genomic region:
- the ENOPH1 gene encoding enolase-phosphatase E1 isoform X1, with protein MVVLPVPAEVTVILLDVEGTTTPIAFVKSHGERARGRDIGRGRSRLHAPGARCGTRPRVSRIAPSAKGRRQTAAPPGDPLKMTFQDILFPYIKENVKEYLQTHWEEEECQQDVSLLRKQAEEDSHLDGAVPIPAASGNGADDLPQMIQAVVDNVCWQMSLDRKTTALKQLQGHMWRAAFAAGRMKAEFFEDVVPAVRKWREAGMKVYIYSSGSVEAQKLLFGHSTEGDLLELVDGHFDTKIGHKVESESYRKIANSIGCSTNNILFLTDVTLEASAAEEADVHVAVVVRPGNAGLTDDEKTYYSLITSFSELYLPSSS; from the exons ATGGTCGTGCTTCCCGTGCCCGCCGAAGTCACCGTCATCCTGTTAGATGTCGAAGGTACCACAACCCCGATTGCTTTCGTGAAG tcacacggagagagagcgagaggcagagacataggcagagggagaagcaggctccatgcaccgggagcccgatgtgggactcgaccccgggtctccaggatcgcgccctcggccaaaggcaggcgccaaaccgcggcgccacccggggatcccctcaaGATGACTTTTCAG gacattttatttccttacatcaaagaaaatgttaaagagtATCTGCAGACACACTGGGAAGAAGAGGAGTGCCAGCAGGATGTCAGTCTTTTGAGGAAACAG GCTGAAGAGGATTCCCACCTGGATGGGGCTGTTCCCATCCCTGCCGCATCTGGGAATGGAGCAGATGACCTGCCGCAGATGATCCAGGCTGTGGTGGATAATGTGTGCTGGCAGATGTCTTTGGACCGAAAGACCACAGCACTGAAACAGCTGCAGGGCCACATGTGGAGGGCAGCATTCGCAGCTGGACGCATGAAAGCAGA GTTCTTTGAAGATGTAGTTCCAGCAGTCAGGAAATGGAGAGAGGCTGGAATGAAGGTGTATATCTATTCTTCAGGGAGTGTAGAGGCCCAGAAGCTATTATTTGGGCATTCTACGGAAGGAGATCTTCTTGAG CTTGTTGATGGTCACTTTGATACCAAGATTGGACACAAAGTGGAGAGTGAGAGTTACCGAAAGATTGCAAACAGCATTGGGTGCTCAACCAACAACATCTTGTTTCTGACAGACGTTACTCTAG AGGCCAGTGCTGCCGAGGAAGCAGACGTGCATGTCGCTGTGGTGGTGAGACCTGGCAATGCAGGGCTGACGGATGATGAGAAGACTTACTACAGCCTCATCACATCCTTCAGCGAGCTGTACCTGCCCTCCTCAAGCTAG
- the ENOPH1 gene encoding enolase-phosphatase E1 isoform X2, which translates to MVVLPVPAEVTVILLDVEGTTTPIAFVKDILFPYIKENVKEYLQTHWEEEECQQDVSLLRKQAEEDSHLDGAVPIPAASGNGADDLPQMIQAVVDNVCWQMSLDRKTTALKQLQGHMWRAAFAAGRMKAEFFEDVVPAVRKWREAGMKVYIYSSGSVEAQKLLFGHSTEGDLLELVDGHFDTKIGHKVESESYRKIANSIGCSTNNILFLTDVTLEASAAEEADVHVAVVVRPGNAGLTDDEKTYYSLITSFSELYLPSSS; encoded by the exons ATGGTCGTGCTTCCCGTGCCCGCCGAAGTCACCGTCATCCTGTTAGATGTCGAAGGTACCACAACCCCGATTGCTTTCGTGAAG gacattttatttccttacatcaaagaaaatgttaaagagtATCTGCAGACACACTGGGAAGAAGAGGAGTGCCAGCAGGATGTCAGTCTTTTGAGGAAACAG GCTGAAGAGGATTCCCACCTGGATGGGGCTGTTCCCATCCCTGCCGCATCTGGGAATGGAGCAGATGACCTGCCGCAGATGATCCAGGCTGTGGTGGATAATGTGTGCTGGCAGATGTCTTTGGACCGAAAGACCACAGCACTGAAACAGCTGCAGGGCCACATGTGGAGGGCAGCATTCGCAGCTGGACGCATGAAAGCAGA GTTCTTTGAAGATGTAGTTCCAGCAGTCAGGAAATGGAGAGAGGCTGGAATGAAGGTGTATATCTATTCTTCAGGGAGTGTAGAGGCCCAGAAGCTATTATTTGGGCATTCTACGGAAGGAGATCTTCTTGAG CTTGTTGATGGTCACTTTGATACCAAGATTGGACACAAAGTGGAGAGTGAGAGTTACCGAAAGATTGCAAACAGCATTGGGTGCTCAACCAACAACATCTTGTTTCTGACAGACGTTACTCTAG AGGCCAGTGCTGCCGAGGAAGCAGACGTGCATGTCGCTGTGGTGGTGAGACCTGGCAATGCAGGGCTGACGGATGATGAGAAGACTTACTACAGCCTCATCACATCCTTCAGCGAGCTGTACCTGCCCTCCTCAAGCTAG
- the ENOPH1 gene encoding enolase-phosphatase E1 isoform X4 gives MVVLPVPAEVTVILLDVEGTTTPIAFVKAEEDSHLDGAVPIPAASGNGADDLPQMIQAVVDNVCWQMSLDRKTTALKQLQGHMWRAAFAAGRMKAEFFEDVVPAVRKWREAGMKVYIYSSGSVEAQKLLFGHSTEGDLLELVDGHFDTKIGHKVESESYRKIANSIGCSTNNILFLTDVTLEASAAEEADVHVAVVVRPGNAGLTDDEKTYYSLITSFSELYLPSSS, from the exons ATGGTCGTGCTTCCCGTGCCCGCCGAAGTCACCGTCATCCTGTTAGATGTCGAAGGTACCACAACCCCGATTGCTTTCGTGAAG GCTGAAGAGGATTCCCACCTGGATGGGGCTGTTCCCATCCCTGCCGCATCTGGGAATGGAGCAGATGACCTGCCGCAGATGATCCAGGCTGTGGTGGATAATGTGTGCTGGCAGATGTCTTTGGACCGAAAGACCACAGCACTGAAACAGCTGCAGGGCCACATGTGGAGGGCAGCATTCGCAGCTGGACGCATGAAAGCAGA GTTCTTTGAAGATGTAGTTCCAGCAGTCAGGAAATGGAGAGAGGCTGGAATGAAGGTGTATATCTATTCTTCAGGGAGTGTAGAGGCCCAGAAGCTATTATTTGGGCATTCTACGGAAGGAGATCTTCTTGAG CTTGTTGATGGTCACTTTGATACCAAGATTGGACACAAAGTGGAGAGTGAGAGTTACCGAAAGATTGCAAACAGCATTGGGTGCTCAACCAACAACATCTTGTTTCTGACAGACGTTACTCTAG AGGCCAGTGCTGCCGAGGAAGCAGACGTGCATGTCGCTGTGGTGGTGAGACCTGGCAATGCAGGGCTGACGGATGATGAGAAGACTTACTACAGCCTCATCACATCCTTCAGCGAGCTGTACCTGCCCTCCTCAAGCTAG
- the ENOPH1 gene encoding enolase-phosphatase E1 isoform X3, translating to MSKDILFPYIKENVKEYLQTHWEEEECQQDVSLLRKQAEEDSHLDGAVPIPAASGNGADDLPQMIQAVVDNVCWQMSLDRKTTALKQLQGHMWRAAFAAGRMKAEFFEDVVPAVRKWREAGMKVYIYSSGSVEAQKLLFGHSTEGDLLELVDGHFDTKIGHKVESESYRKIANSIGCSTNNILFLTDVTLEASAAEEADVHVAVVVRPGNAGLTDDEKTYYSLITSFSELYLPSSS from the exons ATGTCGAAG gacattttatttccttacatcaaagaaaatgttaaagagtATCTGCAGACACACTGGGAAGAAGAGGAGTGCCAGCAGGATGTCAGTCTTTTGAGGAAACAG GCTGAAGAGGATTCCCACCTGGATGGGGCTGTTCCCATCCCTGCCGCATCTGGGAATGGAGCAGATGACCTGCCGCAGATGATCCAGGCTGTGGTGGATAATGTGTGCTGGCAGATGTCTTTGGACCGAAAGACCACAGCACTGAAACAGCTGCAGGGCCACATGTGGAGGGCAGCATTCGCAGCTGGACGCATGAAAGCAGA GTTCTTTGAAGATGTAGTTCCAGCAGTCAGGAAATGGAGAGAGGCTGGAATGAAGGTGTATATCTATTCTTCAGGGAGTGTAGAGGCCCAGAAGCTATTATTTGGGCATTCTACGGAAGGAGATCTTCTTGAG CTTGTTGATGGTCACTTTGATACCAAGATTGGACACAAAGTGGAGAGTGAGAGTTACCGAAAGATTGCAAACAGCATTGGGTGCTCAACCAACAACATCTTGTTTCTGACAGACGTTACTCTAG AGGCCAGTGCTGCCGAGGAAGCAGACGTGCATGTCGCTGTGGTGGTGAGACCTGGCAATGCAGGGCTGACGGATGATGAGAAGACTTACTACAGCCTCATCACATCCTTCAGCGAGCTGTACCTGCCCTCCTCAAGCTAG